Proteins from a genomic interval of Deltaproteobacteria bacterium:
- a CDS encoding peptidoglycan DD-metalloendopeptidase family protein, whose protein sequence is MLLFCLFVVFLCPGDYAHGKSEKKKLQRERSRLIELKKKSEKAKKELERAIRKQKRLKKNVGKLEKELNAKLKFLKRVDRELKYVETLLNRYDKRISELKGRRENLIEAAVSATEISFYKEADFSPGLLSFVHRERDWYVTRLLIEELDREMEGVFTQEEKFETKVDSLEDTRKYWEKKHKATEKKKKNIETQRKKKKSQLAKAEREKARIEKRYRKLKRDIGRLQKTVSSIEKRVRKKREKTKFARTVPSGYTFPARGTVVTKFGRVRDKDFNIYIDNKGIEIKGKPGGGVRAVHDGVVVYQGDLSGFGIVTVIEHRGDIFTVYGKAALYNVKVGDKVKKGQKIGRFNKGSSPVVYFELRIGGKPVNPLKYIKIPRA, encoded by the coding sequence ATGCTCCTATTCTGCCTTTTCGTCGTTTTCCTCTGTCCTGGCGATTATGCCCATGGAAAATCAGAGAAAAAGAAACTCCAAAGAGAGAGATCCCGGCTTATTGAGCTCAAGAAAAAGTCAGAAAAGGCGAAAAAGGAGCTGGAAAGAGCAATCCGCAAGCAGAAGAGATTGAAAAAGAACGTGGGGAAGCTCGAAAAAGAGCTGAACGCAAAATTGAAGTTTCTGAAAAGGGTAGACAGGGAGTTGAAATATGTTGAAACCCTGTTGAACAGATACGATAAAAGAATATCCGAACTCAAAGGCAGGAGGGAAAATCTCATCGAAGCCGCAGTAAGCGCGACGGAGATCAGTTTCTATAAAGAGGCCGATTTTTCTCCCGGTTTGCTGTCATTCGTCCACAGGGAGAGGGACTGGTATGTGACGCGCCTACTCATTGAAGAACTCGACAGGGAGATGGAGGGTGTTTTCACACAGGAGGAGAAGTTTGAAACGAAAGTGGACAGTCTGGAGGACACCAGAAAGTACTGGGAAAAAAAGCATAAGGCGACGGAAAAAAAGAAGAAAAATATAGAGACCCAGCGAAAGAAGAAAAAGAGTCAGCTCGCAAAAGCTGAACGGGAAAAAGCGCGGATTGAGAAAAGATACCGGAAACTCAAGCGGGATATCGGTAGACTGCAGAAGACGGTATCATCGATTGAAAAAAGAGTCAGGAAAAAAAGGGAAAAGACGAAGTTTGCCAGGACTGTTCCCTCGGGGTACACTTTCCCTGCCCGGGGGACTGTAGTGACAAAATTTGGCAGGGTGAGAGATAAAGATTTCAACATATATATCGATAACAAGGGAATCGAGATCAAAGGAAAGCCAGGCGGGGGCGTCCGCGCCGTGCACGACGGCGTTGTTGTTTATCAGGGAGATCTCAGCGGTTTTGGCATTGTCACGGTAATAGAGCACAGGGGCGATATTTTTACGGTCTATGGAAAGGCCGCGTTGTATAATGTAAAGGTTGGTGATAAGGTTAAAAAAGGGCAGAAAATAGGAAGATTTAACAAAGGGAGCTCACCGGTTGTCTACTTTGAGTTGAGAATCGGGGGTAAGCCAGTTAACCCTCTAAAATATATAAAGATTCCCCGGGCCTGA
- a CDS encoding PDZ domain-containing protein, with translation MKKKMIVPLLIMLFLSGILVGKYAIGDPTKENSSIYEKLKIFSDAIAIVQNNYVESVDAQEVIYGAIKGMLQTLDPHSSFMTPDMFKEMEVETKGTFGGLGIEIGVRDTMLTIISPIEDTPAFRAGLEAGDVIVKIEDESTKDMTIMDAVKRLRGEPGTDVTIWVAREGWTEPKSFTITRDIIKIKSVRWKVLEKGYVYIKVNQFQARTNSDLEKAIKAILKEESEIRGLILDLRNNPGGLLDQAVKVADMFLESGLIVYTDGRREDQKFRYTATDVGTYKGFPMIVLVNAGSASASEIVAGALQDHERAVILGNQTFGKGSVQTIIPLEDGSAVRITTARYFTPGGRSIQAKGITPDIVVQVGSAEPDKHPTPFREKDLKKHLETPDAEKKGDEPVDEPVDEKPIIEEKIDKSSVKDGDDVQLNRALELLKGWEIFKEKYLEKAG, from the coding sequence ATGAAGAAGAAGATGATCGTGCCACTCCTGATAATGCTGTTTTTATCAGGAATTCTCGTGGGAAAGTATGCGATCGGAGACCCTACGAAGGAAAACAGTTCGATATATGAAAAACTGAAGATCTTTTCCGATGCGATTGCCATCGTTCAGAACAACTACGTGGAAAGTGTCGACGCGCAGGAAGTCATATACGGCGCAATCAAGGGCATGCTTCAAACGCTCGATCCCCACAGCTCTTTCATGACCCCCGATATGTTCAAGGAAATGGAGGTAGAGACAAAAGGAACCTTTGGCGGTCTCGGGATCGAGATAGGAGTGAGAGATACGATGTTGACCATCATTTCCCCGATCGAAGACACGCCGGCTTTTCGTGCCGGTCTAGAGGCCGGTGACGTCATTGTAAAGATCGAGGATGAGTCAACAAAGGATATGACCATAATGGACGCAGTCAAGAGGCTACGCGGTGAGCCGGGCACAGACGTTACGATATGGGTTGCAAGGGAAGGGTGGACGGAGCCGAAGAGTTTCACCATTACCCGGGACATAATAAAAATCAAGAGCGTCAGGTGGAAGGTGCTCGAAAAGGGCTATGTATATATCAAGGTAAATCAATTCCAGGCGAGAACCAATTCCGATCTCGAAAAAGCGATAAAAGCCATATTGAAGGAGGAGAGCGAGATCAGGGGGCTGATTCTCGACCTGAGAAACAACCCCGGCGGTTTGCTCGATCAGGCGGTGAAGGTGGCTGATATGTTCCTCGAATCCGGGTTGATCGTATATACGGATGGAAGACGGGAGGACCAAAAGTTCAGATACACAGCCACCGACGTCGGAACGTACAAGGGTTTTCCCATGATTGTGCTGGTCAATGCCGGATCGGCAAGCGCATCAGAGATCGTCGCGGGAGCGCTTCAGGATCACGAGAGGGCTGTTATTCTCGGAAACCAGACATTCGGGAAGGGGTCAGTTCAGACCATAATTCCGCTGGAAGACGGATCTGCCGTTCGCATTACCACTGCCAGATATTTCACTCCCGGTGGAAGGTCGATACAGGCGAAGGGCATAACTCCGGATATCGTCGTCCAGGTTGGAAGCGCAGAACCCGACAAGCATCCGACGCCCTTTCGGGAAAAGGATCTCAAAAAGCACCTGGAAACTCCTGATGCGGAAAAAAAGGGTGACGAGCCGGTTGACGAGCCGGTTGATGAAAAACCCATTATAGAGGAAAAAATTGATAAAAGCTCTGTCAAGGATGGGGATGATGTTCAGCTGAACAGGGCACTTGAGCTTCTGAAGGGATGGGAGATATTTAAGGAAAAGTATCTGGAAAAAGCAGGCTAA
- the xseA gene encoding exodeoxyribonuclease VII large subunit produces the protein MEPGTREYLTVSELTEQIKRALESGFPSVRVGGEISNYYLSPAGHSYFTLKDDGAQIRIVLFRGKERSVSGKVEDGKFAVVSGQLAVYEKRGEYQIVATAVDVSGIGELLIMFQKLKERLQREGLFDEERKKKPPVFPSRVGIVTSLRGAAVRDMVRIIRNRFANTEIVISPAMVQGDGAAREISEALQTIDREGKVDVIIVGRGGGSIEDLWAFNEELVVRTIASLDTPVISAVGHETDFTLTDFVADVRASTPSNAAEIAVPVRFEQQERIHHLMARIQRKVSEEISILRSKLNYLRGEIRDPRITLRSKRLHLADLEEKLSAKSPGRYLDSLRIKTGGCFIDMERKVKEKITGMRARLENIKGKIVTLDPRGILERGYSITFDSNTGSIIADSREVEKGTRIETLLFRGRIFSRVEGKE, from the coding sequence GTGGAACCTGGGACGAGAGAGTATCTCACCGTTTCCGAACTTACAGAGCAGATCAAAAGAGCCCTCGAGAGCGGGTTTCCCTCTGTCAGGGTCGGGGGGGAGATATCGAACTATTACCTTTCCCCGGCAGGACACAGTTACTTTACCCTGAAAGATGACGGTGCACAGATAAGGATCGTCCTGTTCAGGGGAAAGGAGAGAAGCGTTTCCGGAAAGGTCGAGGACGGAAAATTTGCCGTCGTCTCCGGCCAACTTGCCGTTTATGAAAAACGGGGTGAATATCAGATCGTTGCCACTGCAGTAGATGTTTCAGGGATCGGCGAGCTTCTCATCATGTTTCAAAAACTCAAGGAACGTCTCCAGAGAGAGGGTCTGTTCGACGAGGAGAGAAAGAAGAAACCACCCGTTTTCCCATCACGGGTGGGTATCGTGACATCGCTCCGGGGTGCAGCGGTTCGGGACATGGTGAGGATCATCCGCAACAGATTTGCCAATACGGAAATTGTTATTTCCCCTGCCATGGTTCAGGGTGACGGTGCTGCCCGGGAGATTTCAGAGGCGCTGCAGACAATTGACCGGGAAGGCAAAGTGGACGTGATAATTGTGGGCAGGGGAGGAGGCTCGATCGAGGACCTCTGGGCTTTCAACGAAGAACTCGTGGTGAGAACCATCGCCTCCCTTGATACCCCCGTGATCTCTGCAGTTGGCCACGAAACGGATTTTACCCTGACGGATTTCGTTGCCGATGTGCGCGCATCAACGCCCTCCAACGCTGCGGAAATTGCTGTCCCGGTAAGATTTGAGCAGCAGGAAAGGATCCACCACCTCATGGCCAGGATCCAGAGAAAAGTATCGGAAGAAATTTCGATCCTTCGTTCAAAACTTAACTACCTGAGAGGTGAAATCCGTGATCCAAGGATAACCCTGAGATCAAAGAGACTTCACCTGGCTGACCTTGAAGAGAAGCTTTCCGCTAAATCGCCCGGAAGATACCTGGACTCCCTGAGAATCAAAACGGGCGGATGCTTCATCGATATGGAAAGAAAAGTAAAGGAGAAAATAACGGGCATGAGGGCAAGACTCGAGAACATCAAGGGTAAAATCGTAACATTGGATCCGCGGGGGATTCTTGAAAGGGGATATTCGATTACCTTCGATTCCAACACGGGAAGCATAATCGCTGATTCCCGGGAAGTTGAAAAGGGCACAAGGATCGAGACACTCCTTTTCAGGGGCAGGATATTTTCACGGGTCGAAGGAAAGGAATGA